Proteins found in one Streptomyces sp. CB09001 genomic segment:
- a CDS encoding aspartate/glutamate racemase family protein, producing MRILVVNVNTTQSITDAIGKQAAGAASEGTEIVPLTPAFGAESVEGNYESYLAAVAVMEAVRAHPDPFDAVIQAGYGEHGREGLQELLDVPVVDITEAAASTAQYLGRRYSVVTTLDRTVPLIEERLEVAGLSARCASVRASGLAVLELERDEQAAVDAITEQAARAVEDDRAEVICLGCGGMAGLAERVVERTGVPVVDGVTAAVSVAESLVRLGLSTSKVRTYARPRPKRIVNWPPRVG from the coding sequence ATGCGCATCCTCGTGGTCAACGTCAACACCACGCAGTCCATCACCGACGCGATCGGCAAGCAGGCGGCCGGCGCCGCCTCCGAGGGCACCGAGATCGTGCCCCTGACACCGGCCTTCGGCGCGGAGTCCGTCGAGGGCAACTACGAGAGCTACCTCGCCGCGGTCGCCGTGATGGAGGCCGTGCGCGCCCACCCGGATCCCTTCGACGCGGTGATCCAGGCCGGTTACGGCGAACACGGCCGGGAGGGACTCCAGGAACTGCTCGACGTGCCCGTCGTCGACATCACCGAGGCGGCCGCGAGCACCGCGCAGTACCTGGGCCGCCGCTACTCCGTCGTCACCACCCTCGACCGTACGGTCCCCCTGATCGAGGAGCGGTTGGAGGTGGCCGGACTGAGCGCCAGGTGCGCCTCGGTGCGGGCCAGCGGGCTCGCCGTACTGGAGCTGGAGCGGGACGAGCAGGCCGCCGTGGACGCCATCACCGAGCAGGCCGCCCGCGCGGTGGAGGACGACCGTGCCGAGGTCATCTGCCTGGGCTGCGGAGGCATGGCGGGCCTCGCCGAACGTGTGGTGGAGCGTACCGGTGTCCCCGTGGTCGACGGGGTCACCGCCGCCGTGAGCGTCGCCGAGTCGCTGGTCAGGCTCGGTCTGTCCACGTCCAAGGTGCGCACCTACGCCCGCCCGCGTCCCAAGCGGATCGTCAACTGGCCCCCGCGGGTGGGCTGA
- a CDS encoding NCS1 family nucleobase:cation symporter-1 codes for MTALEDRRPSARTDGTATSSGLYTYDLAPTKREGRRWGAYNVFTLWANDVHSLGNYAFAIGLFALGLNVWGILAAFALASVLLFLLLTLSGFMGHKTGVPFPVMSRIAFGIRGAKIPAVVRGAVAIAWFGIQTYLASAVLSALLVAMFPSLASLDTDSLLGQSTLGWITFLALWALQVLIVSYGMQMIRRYMAFAAPTTLLTMCALAVWMFVRADGSVSVSVDDPLTGGAMWLQVLQAAALWVVIYGTFVLNFCDFTRSARSRRSIVRGNVIGIPVNMLFFAVIVAVLSGAQFTLDGHVITSPTDIVRTIPNMFLLAVASLCLIALTVAVNLLANFVAPIYALVDLFPHRLDFRRAGLVSAVLGLVITPWNLYNSPVVVNYFLGGLGALLGPLFGVIMADYWLLRRSRVNVPALYTEDAGAEYHYRRGYNPRAVAAFVPAAAIAVVVALVPFFHAAAGFSWFVGAVIAAVLYAIVADRAAPIRDVDGESIAVAAE; via the coding sequence ATGACTGCCCTGGAAGACCGCCGTCCGTCCGCCCGGACCGACGGCACCGCCACCAGCTCCGGCCTCTACACCTACGACCTGGCCCCGACGAAACGGGAGGGCCGCCGCTGGGGCGCCTACAACGTCTTCACGCTCTGGGCCAACGACGTGCACAGCCTGGGCAACTACGCCTTCGCCATCGGCCTGTTCGCCCTGGGGCTGAACGTGTGGGGCATCCTCGCCGCCTTCGCGCTCGCCTCGGTCCTGCTCTTCCTCCTGCTCACGCTCTCCGGATTCATGGGCCACAAGACGGGCGTCCCGTTCCCCGTGATGAGCCGCATCGCCTTCGGCATCCGGGGAGCGAAGATCCCGGCCGTCGTGCGCGGGGCCGTGGCCATCGCCTGGTTTGGTATCCAGACCTATCTCGCGTCGGCCGTGCTGAGCGCCCTCCTGGTGGCCATGTTCCCCTCCCTGGCCTCCCTGGACACGGACTCCCTGCTCGGCCAGTCGACGCTCGGCTGGATCACCTTCCTCGCGCTGTGGGCCCTCCAGGTGCTCATCGTCAGCTACGGGATGCAGATGATCCGGCGGTACATGGCGTTCGCCGCGCCCACCACCCTGCTGACGATGTGCGCCCTCGCGGTGTGGATGTTCGTCCGGGCCGACGGGTCGGTCTCCGTGTCGGTCGACGATCCGCTCACCGGCGGCGCGATGTGGCTCCAGGTGCTCCAGGCCGCCGCCCTCTGGGTGGTGATCTACGGGACCTTCGTGCTGAACTTCTGCGACTTCACCCGGTCCGCGCGCAGCCGCCGCTCCATCGTCCGGGGCAACGTGATCGGCATCCCGGTGAACATGCTCTTCTTCGCCGTCATCGTGGCGGTGCTCAGCGGAGCCCAGTTCACCCTCGACGGGCACGTGATCACCAGTCCGACGGACATCGTCAGGACCATCCCCAACATGTTCCTGCTGGCCGTCGCCTCGCTGTGTCTCATCGCCCTCACGGTGGCGGTGAACCTGCTGGCCAACTTCGTCGCGCCGATCTACGCCCTGGTCGACCTCTTCCCGCACCGGCTCGACTTCCGCCGCGCGGGTCTGGTGAGCGCGGTCCTCGGCCTGGTGATCACGCCCTGGAACCTCTACAACAGCCCGGTCGTCGTGAACTACTTCCTCGGCGGTCTCGGCGCGCTGCTCGGCCCCCTGTTCGGGGTGATCATGGCGGACTACTGGCTGCTGCGGCGGTCCCGCGTGAACGTGCCGGCCCTCTACACGGAGGACGCGGGCGCCGAGTACCACTACCGGCGCGGCTACAACCCGCGGGCGGTCGCCGCCTTCGTCCCCGCCGCCGCGATCGCGGTCGTCGTCGCGCTCGTGCCCTTCTTCCACGCCGCGGCCGGGTTCTCCTGGTTCGTCGGCGCCGTCATCGCCGCGGTGCTGTACGCGATCGTCGCCGACCGTGCCGCGCCGATCCGCGACGTGGACGGCGAGTCCATCGCCGTCGCCGCCGAATAG
- a CDS encoding family 43 glycosylhydrolase has translation MLPSPSHRLRARLGPLLAALLGLVVSLLPAVTTPAAAAATASAPRAHAAASGAFRNPLNSGPDPFMTHWKGDYYLTTTQGGSIRMWRSPSLGTLLAADPVTVWTDTDPSRNRNIWAPEFYRFGDHWYLYYTADDGVDDHHRLYVLESERDDPTGPYHFKAKLAPPNHADDFAIDAGILRLGGRLYLAYSGINQYQHNGLNIAPMANPYTVSGNAVAIDAAGGCPEVREGPEFLYRSGRVWMTYSTCDTGKPDYQVWMMSMPLDADPLVPGNWHQHQGPVFSRADDRGVFGPGHHAFFTSPDGTEDWIVYHAKTTSVNTYTNRTTRAQKFTWRADGTPDFGRPLAMGATHDLPSGDPGSGNHWINDDGRSSGTGSVTYTGAWNSGTGCATQCFWSDDHWSDRAGATATFSFTGTRIALLSVKDTGNGYAAVSIDGGPEQRVDFHHSIRVGEAVQYVSPRLANGGHTLRIRVTGEHNPQSGASFVSVDRAEVYTD, from the coding sequence GTGCTTCCCAGCCCCTCGCACCGTCTCCGCGCCCGCCTCGGCCCGCTCCTCGCCGCCCTTCTCGGGCTGGTCGTGAGCCTGCTTCCCGCGGTCACCACACCCGCGGCCGCGGCGGCGACCGCGTCCGCACCGCGTGCCCACGCCGCGGCGTCCGGCGCCTTCCGCAACCCCCTGAACAGCGGGCCCGACCCCTTCATGACGCACTGGAAGGGCGACTACTACCTCACCACCACCCAGGGCGGCAGCATCAGAATGTGGCGCTCCCCGTCGCTGGGCACCCTGCTCGCCGCGGACCCGGTCACCGTGTGGACCGACACCGACCCGTCCCGCAACCGCAACATCTGGGCCCCGGAGTTCTACCGGTTCGGCGACCACTGGTACCTCTACTACACGGCCGACGACGGCGTCGACGACCACCACCGGCTGTACGTCCTGGAGTCGGAGCGCGACGATCCCACCGGCCCCTACCACTTCAAGGCGAAGCTCGCCCCGCCCAACCACGCGGACGACTTCGCCATCGACGCGGGCATCCTCCGGCTCGGCGGGCGGCTCTACCTCGCCTACAGCGGCATCAACCAGTACCAGCACAACGGGCTCAACATCGCCCCGATGGCCAACCCGTACACCGTCTCCGGGAACGCGGTCGCGATCGACGCGGCGGGCGGCTGCCCCGAGGTGCGGGAGGGGCCCGAGTTCCTCTACCGGAGCGGCCGGGTCTGGATGACGTACTCCACCTGCGACACGGGCAAGCCGGACTACCAGGTCTGGATGATGTCGATGCCGCTGGACGCCGACCCGCTGGTGCCGGGCAACTGGCACCAGCACCAGGGCCCGGTGTTCTCCCGGGCCGACGACCGGGGCGTCTTCGGGCCGGGCCACCACGCCTTCTTCACGTCGCCCGACGGCACCGAGGACTGGATCGTCTACCACGCCAAGACCACGTCGGTGAACACCTACACCAACCGCACCACCCGGGCGCAGAAGTTCACCTGGCGGGCCGACGGCACCCCCGACTTCGGCCGGCCGCTGGCCATGGGCGCCACCCATGACCTGCCCTCCGGCGATCCCGGCTCGGGCAACCACTGGATCAACGACGACGGCCGCTCCAGCGGCACCGGGAGCGTCACCTACACCGGCGCCTGGAACTCCGGCACCGGCTGCGCCACGCAGTGCTTCTGGAGCGACGACCACTGGAGCGACCGGGCCGGTGCCACGGCCACCTTCTCCTTCACCGGCACCCGGATCGCGCTGCTCTCCGTCAAGGACACCGGCAACGGCTACGCGGCCGTCAGCATCGACGGCGGTCCCGAGCAGCGGGTGGACTTCCACCATTCGATCCGCGTCGGTGAGGCGGTGCAGTACGTCAGCCCACGGCTCGCGAACGGCGGCCACACCCTGCGGATCCGGGTGACGGGAGAGCACAACCCCCAGTCCGGCGCGTCCTTCGTCAGCGTCGACCGGGCCGAGGTCTACACGGACTGA
- a CDS encoding LacI family DNA-binding transcriptional regulator: protein MARPRIKDVARHAGVSEKTVSNVINDYAHVSDRTRRVVREAIEHLGYRVNLAGRHLRKGRTGIIALVVPELDIPYFAELARHVIREAEERSLTVLIHQSGADRDHELAALAGFGSTFVDGIILSPLALTADDLRDRTGFPPTVLLGELLEEGADHVAIDNERAAREATRHLIGLGRRTVLAVGGRDDSGLGTAQARTRGYRAALAEAGIAYDPAALLPVGSFRMPDGARAVARALARGARPDALLCLNDQLALGALRALHEHGVSVPEDVAVIGFDDVEGGRFSVPTLSTVAPDKAAVAKVAVQLLQHRIEEATAPDGAVSGVQAPQDRIVAHRLVLRESTEGHERR, encoded by the coding sequence GTGGCACGGCCCAGGATCAAGGACGTCGCACGTCATGCGGGCGTTTCGGAGAAGACGGTGTCCAATGTCATCAACGACTACGCCCATGTCTCCGACCGGACCAGGCGGGTGGTGCGCGAGGCCATCGAACACCTCGGCTACCGGGTCAACCTGGCGGGCCGTCATCTGCGCAAGGGCAGAACCGGCATCATCGCGCTCGTCGTCCCGGAACTGGACATACCGTACTTCGCGGAGCTGGCCCGGCATGTCATCCGCGAGGCCGAGGAGCGGTCTCTGACGGTGCTGATCCACCAGTCCGGGGCGGACCGCGACCACGAGCTGGCGGCGCTGGCCGGGTTCGGGTCCACCTTCGTGGACGGGATCATCCTCAGCCCGCTGGCGCTGACCGCCGACGACCTGCGGGACCGTACGGGCTTCCCGCCCACGGTGCTGCTCGGGGAGCTGCTGGAGGAGGGCGCCGACCATGTGGCCATCGACAACGAGAGGGCCGCACGCGAGGCGACCCGCCATCTGATCGGGCTGGGGCGGCGCACCGTCCTCGCCGTCGGAGGGCGCGACGACTCGGGTCTGGGAACGGCGCAGGCCCGCACCCGGGGCTACCGTGCCGCCCTGGCGGAGGCGGGCATCGCCTACGATCCGGCCGCTCTGCTGCCCGTCGGCTCCTTCCGGATGCCCGACGGCGCCCGGGCCGTGGCGCGGGCGCTCGCACGGGGCGCCCGGCCGGACGCGCTGCTCTGCCTCAACGACCAGTTGGCGCTGGGCGCGCTGCGCGCCCTGCACGAGCACGGGGTGTCGGTGCCCGAGGACGTCGCCGTGATCGGCTTCGACGACGTGGAGGGCGGTCGGTTCAGCGTCCCGACGCTGAGCACGGTGGCGCCGGACAAGGCGGCGGTGGCCAAGGTCGCCGTGCAACTGCTCCAGCACCGCATCGAGGAGGCGACGGCGCCGGACGGTGCCGTGTCGGGGGTGCAGGCACCCCAGGACCGCATCGTGGCCCACCGTCTCGTCCTGCGGGAGAGCACGGAGGGCCACGAGCGGCGCTGA
- a CDS encoding extracellular solute-binding protein has translation MSSRLPAQGVPAVSDPVRRPSRRRILRHAVAGAGALLAAGPLSGCASPASASGASALSVWDLFQGGDGMLMDDMIEAVSKGAGGAEGFEIDRTILDWGPSYYTKLAMSAAGGRASDVAAMHLSRLAGYAPGGLVDAFDLDLLAEYGVTEKDFTPAVWSRTRHEGTVYAIPLDVHPFIVFYDKKAAEKAGLLDTAGELAPMGSPEALLEAGKALAEATGESGILFGHVTDTAQNWRLFAGLYAQTGAAFDLPDGGPPKIDVDAAVRVVTLMTRLFDGKTNPNNLDYNGALAAFSSGRGGMAMLGEWELPTLKKSGMELGAAPFPQVFEKPAVYTDSHSFVLPHQDSPDPARRREAHRYVARILRQSLTWASAGHIPAYQPVLAEPEYAALDPQSSYADAAEVAVLDPPNWFAGAGSNFQNRMCQPLQSALLGDTTPEKAVRQMVREADTLLRQPNPVA, from the coding sequence ATGAGTTCCCGTTTGCCCGCCCAGGGGGTGCCGGCCGTGTCCGACCCGGTCCGCCGCCCCAGCCGCCGCCGGATACTGCGTCACGCCGTGGCAGGGGCGGGAGCCCTGCTCGCCGCGGGCCCGCTGTCCGGCTGCGCGTCACCGGCCTCGGCCTCCGGGGCGTCCGCGCTGAGCGTCTGGGACCTCTTCCAGGGCGGCGACGGCATGCTCATGGACGACATGATCGAGGCCGTGTCCAAGGGGGCCGGGGGAGCCGAGGGCTTCGAGATCGACCGGACGATCCTGGACTGGGGCCCGTCCTACTACACCAAGCTCGCCATGTCCGCGGCCGGCGGCCGGGCCTCCGACGTGGCTGCCATGCACCTGTCCCGGTTGGCGGGCTACGCCCCCGGCGGTCTGGTGGACGCCTTCGACCTGGACCTGCTCGCCGAGTACGGCGTCACGGAGAAGGACTTCACCCCGGCCGTGTGGTCACGCACCCGGCACGAGGGGACCGTCTACGCGATCCCGCTGGACGTCCACCCCTTCATCGTGTTCTACGACAAGAAGGCGGCGGAGAAGGCCGGACTCCTGGACACCGCCGGCGAACTGGCCCCCATGGGGTCCCCCGAGGCCCTGCTGGAAGCGGGCAAGGCCCTCGCCGAGGCGACCGGCGAGTCGGGCATCCTGTTCGGCCACGTCACCGACACGGCCCAGAACTGGCGCCTGTTCGCCGGGCTCTACGCGCAGACCGGCGCCGCCTTCGACCTGCCGGACGGCGGCCCCCCGAAGATCGACGTCGATGCCGCCGTACGCGTCGTCACCCTCATGACGCGGCTCTTCGACGGGAAGACCAACCCCAACAACCTGGACTACAACGGCGCGCTGGCCGCCTTCAGCAGCGGACGCGGCGGCATGGCGATGCTCGGCGAGTGGGAGCTGCCGACGCTGAAGAAGTCCGGCATGGAGCTGGGCGCCGCGCCGTTCCCGCAGGTCTTCGAGAAGCCGGCCGTCTACACCGACAGCCACAGCTTCGTCCTCCCGCACCAGGACAGCCCCGACCCGGCCCGGCGCCGCGAGGCCCACCGGTACGTCGCGCGGATACTCAGGCAGAGCCTCACCTGGGCGAGCGCCGGACACATCCCCGCCTACCAGCCCGTCCTCGCGGAGCCCGAGTACGCGGCACTCGACCCCCAGTCCTCCTACGCCGACGCCGCCGAGGTGGCGGTGCTCGACCCGCCCAACTGGTTCGCGGGCGCCGGTTCCAACTTCCAGAACCGGATGTGCCAGCCGCTCCAGTCGGCGCTGCTGGGCGACACCACCCCCGAGAAGGCGGTGCGGCAGATGGTCCGCGAGGCGGACACGCTGCTGCGGCAGCCCAACCCGGTGGCCTGA
- a CDS encoding sugar ABC transporter permease, producing MTTTAPLGAEERTAPPAVPPGGRRSVLGRIRTGNGLVFVLPFLLVFGLFMVWPIVQGLWMSFTDSSLALRDTSFVGFDNYTEAFGDPDVWSSLGNTVFFTVVSSVPLVLVALAMALLVHSGLAGQWAWRLSFFAPYLLPVTVVTMIWTWLYQPELGMANQLLDTLGMAPVGWLSDESVAMWSVAALTVWWTVGFNFLLYLAALQSLPTTFDEAAALDGAGAWRRLWSITLPQLRRTTGLVAMLQVLASLKVFDQIYILTKGGPNGSTRPVLEYVYDVGFTGYRLGYASAVSYLFFALIVLVSLVQLRLFRRED from the coding sequence GTGACCACCACCGCACCACTCGGCGCCGAGGAACGGACCGCCCCGCCCGCTGTTCCCCCGGGCGGCCGCCGCTCCGTCCTCGGCCGCATACGCACCGGCAACGGGCTCGTGTTCGTCCTGCCGTTCCTGCTCGTGTTCGGCCTCTTCATGGTCTGGCCGATCGTGCAGGGGCTCTGGATGAGCTTCACCGACAGCTCGCTCGCCCTGCGCGACACGAGCTTCGTCGGCTTCGACAACTACACCGAGGCCTTCGGCGACCCGGACGTGTGGAGCAGCCTCGGCAACACCGTCTTCTTCACCGTCGTCTCCAGCGTCCCGCTGGTGCTGGTGGCGCTCGCGATGGCCCTGCTGGTGCACAGCGGACTCGCCGGGCAGTGGGCGTGGCGCCTGTCGTTCTTCGCGCCCTACCTGCTGCCCGTGACCGTCGTGACCATGATCTGGACCTGGCTCTACCAGCCCGAACTGGGCATGGCCAACCAGCTCCTGGACACCCTCGGCATGGCGCCGGTCGGCTGGCTGTCCGACGAGTCCGTCGCCATGTGGTCGGTGGCCGCCCTCACCGTCTGGTGGACGGTCGGCTTCAACTTCCTGCTCTACCTCGCGGCTCTCCAGTCCCTGCCCACCACCTTCGACGAGGCGGCGGCCCTCGACGGGGCCGGCGCCTGGCGCCGCCTGTGGTCCATCACCCTGCCCCAACTGCGCAGGACCACGGGCCTGGTGGCCATGCTCCAGGTGCTGGCCTCCCTCAAGGTGTTCGACCAGATCTACATCCTCACCAAGGGCGGGCCCAACGGCTCCACCCGGCCGGTCCTCGAGTACGTCTACGACGTCGGCTTCACCGGCTACCGCCTCGGCTACGCCTCCGCGGTCTCGTACCTCTTCTTCGCCCTGATCGTCCTCGTCTCGCTCGTGCAGCTCCGCCTCTTCCGCCGGGAGGACTGA
- a CDS encoding carbohydrate ABC transporter permease: protein MSATATTLRPRRRPPREAAGSPLLLGHGKLPRVLAGTALVVLAVLWLLPFVWAVITSVQSEEDINTTGLSPFKGAFTLDAYQQILERGNVTVWAFNSFLISALVTLITVAVSTLAAYGFSRGTFRGRRGLLGVTVAAIMVPPQLLVVPLFDQMTLFNLVDTYAAVILPQVVAPMMVFILKRFFDAVPRELEEAARIDGASEFRVFRSIVLPLSRPIVAAVAIFVFIGAWNNFMWPFIVTNDPDLMTLPVGLATVKDAYGIQYAQSMASALLAALPLIVVFLLFQRRIVNSVATTGLGGS, encoded by the coding sequence GTGTCCGCAACCGCCACCACCCTCCGCCCCCGGCGCCGTCCACCCCGCGAAGCGGCCGGCTCGCCCCTGCTCCTCGGCCACGGAAAGCTGCCCCGCGTCCTGGCCGGGACCGCGCTCGTCGTCCTCGCCGTCCTCTGGCTGCTGCCGTTCGTCTGGGCGGTCATCACCTCGGTGCAGAGCGAGGAGGACATCAACACCACGGGGCTGTCCCCGTTCAAGGGCGCCTTCACCCTGGACGCCTACCAGCAGATACTGGAACGCGGCAACGTCACCGTCTGGGCCTTCAACAGCTTCCTGATCTCGGCTCTGGTCACGTTGATCACCGTGGCGGTGTCCACCCTCGCCGCGTACGGCTTCTCCCGCGGCACCTTCCGCGGCCGCCGGGGGCTGCTCGGTGTCACCGTCGCTGCCATCATGGTCCCGCCGCAACTGCTCGTGGTGCCGCTGTTCGACCAGATGACCCTGTTCAACCTGGTCGACACCTATGCGGCGGTCATCCTGCCCCAGGTCGTCGCACCGATGATGGTCTTCATCCTCAAGCGGTTCTTCGACGCCGTCCCGAGGGAACTGGAGGAGGCGGCCCGCATCGACGGCGCCTCCGAGTTCCGGGTCTTCCGGTCGATCGTGCTGCCGCTCTCCCGGCCGATCGTGGCCGCGGTGGCGATCTTCGTCTTCATCGGCGCCTGGAACAACTTCATGTGGCCGTTCATCGTCACCAACGACCCCGACCTGATGACCCTCCCGGTGGGCCTGGCCACGGTGAAGGACGCCTACGGCATCCAGTACGCGCAGTCCATGGCCTCCGCCCTGCTGGCCGCGCTGCCGCTGATCGTCGTCTTCCTCCTCTTCCAGCGCCGCATCGTCAACTCCGTCGCCACCACCGGCCTCGGCGGTTCCTGA
- a CDS encoding sugar-binding domain-containing protein translates to MPTHSVPRPEYPRPQFTRRDWLNLNGAWQFETDRGDSGLERGLLDRELREEILVPFPPESELSGIGDTDFLEAVWYRRALTLPAAWAGRRVLLHFGAVDHDTTVWADGREVARHRGGFTPFTADLGDIAGAGEEVVITVRARDPKSGPQARGKQAIKYANHDCNYTRVTGIWQTVWLEPVPETHLRRPRITPDLAGSAFHLELPLSGNRPGHRVRAVLGDADGEVSRAEARADLDLAPRLHLPVPDDRRREWGPEDPHLYDLRLELLDAAGQVVDSAESYAGLRAVGLRGKAVLLNGRPVFQRLVLDQGWYPDGLMTAPTDEALVKDIELAMAAGFNGARLHQKVFEERFLHHADRLGYLVWGEFGDWGCETGGSSGDNQKPDASYVAQWLEALERDYSHPSIIGWCPLNETYQKLHDRITQLDDVTRAMFLATKAMDTTRPVVDASGYAHRVAETDIYDSHNYEQDPAAFRQLMSGLAKDAPFVNAHESGAAYSQPYRGQPYFVSEFGGIWWDPEAAADRSGEDRTLSWGYGERVCNEDEFHERFAGLTEVLLGDRDMFGYCYTQLTDVFQEQNGIYRFDRGEKLDIARVRAAQLRPAAIERPEA, encoded by the coding sequence GTGCCCACTCACTCCGTACCGCGCCCGGAGTACCCGCGACCGCAGTTCACGCGCCGCGACTGGCTCAACCTGAACGGCGCCTGGCAGTTCGAGACCGACCGGGGGGACAGCGGCCTCGAACGCGGTCTGCTCGACCGCGAGCTGCGCGAGGAGATCCTCGTCCCCTTCCCGCCCGAGTCCGAGCTGTCCGGCATCGGCGACACCGACTTCCTGGAGGCCGTCTGGTACCGGCGGGCCCTCACCCTCCCGGCCGCCTGGGCCGGACGCCGCGTACTGCTGCACTTCGGCGCCGTCGACCACGACACCACCGTGTGGGCCGACGGAAGGGAGGTCGCCCGGCACCGCGGCGGCTTCACGCCCTTCACCGCCGACCTCGGCGACATCGCCGGGGCGGGGGAGGAGGTCGTGATCACCGTCCGGGCCCGCGACCCCAAGTCCGGGCCGCAGGCCCGCGGCAAGCAGGCGATCAAGTACGCCAACCACGACTGCAACTACACCCGCGTGACCGGCATCTGGCAGACCGTGTGGCTGGAGCCCGTCCCCGAGACGCACCTGCGCCGCCCCCGCATCACCCCCGACCTGGCCGGCTCCGCCTTCCACCTCGAACTGCCCCTGTCCGGCAACCGCCCGGGGCACCGGGTCCGCGCCGTCCTCGGCGACGCCGACGGCGAGGTGAGCCGCGCCGAGGCCCGCGCCGACCTCGACCTCGCCCCGCGCCTGCACCTGCCGGTCCCGGACGACCGGCGGCGCGAGTGGGGACCCGAGGACCCGCACCTGTACGACCTGCGCCTCGAACTCCTCGACGCCGCGGGACAGGTGGTCGACAGCGCCGAGAGCTACGCCGGACTGCGCGCCGTGGGCCTGCGCGGCAAGGCCGTCCTGCTCAACGGCCGCCCGGTCTTCCAGCGCCTCGTCCTCGACCAGGGCTGGTACCCGGACGGGCTGATGACCGCCCCCACCGACGAGGCCCTGGTCAAGGACATCGAGCTGGCCATGGCGGCCGGCTTCAACGGCGCCCGGCTGCACCAGAAGGTCTTCGAGGAGCGCTTCCTCCACCACGCCGACCGCCTCGGCTACCTGGTCTGGGGCGAGTTCGGCGACTGGGGCTGCGAGACGGGCGGCTCCTCGGGCGACAACCAGAAGCCCGACGCCTCCTACGTCGCCCAGTGGCTGGAGGCGCTGGAGCGCGACTACTCGCACCCCTCGATCATCGGCTGGTGCCCACTCAACGAGACCTACCAGAAGCTGCACGACCGGATCACCCAGCTCGACGACGTGACCCGGGCGATGTTCCTGGCCACCAAGGCCATGGACACCACCCGCCCGGTCGTCGACGCGTCCGGCTACGCCCACCGGGTCGCCGAGACCGACATCTACGACTCCCACAACTACGAGCAGGACCCCGCCGCCTTCCGGCAGCTGATGTCCGGCCTGGCCAAGGACGCGCCGTTCGTCAACGCCCACGAGAGCGGCGCCGCCTACTCCCAGCCCTACCGGGGCCAGCCGTACTTCGTCAGCGAGTTCGGCGGCATCTGGTGGGACCCCGAGGCGGCCGCCGACCGCTCCGGCGAGGACCGCACCCTCTCCTGGGGCTACGGCGAACGCGTGTGCAACGAGGACGAGTTCCACGAGCGGTTCGCCGGCCTCACCGAGGTCCTGCTCGGCGACCGTGACATGTTCGGCTACTGCTACACCCAGTTGACCGACGTCTTCCAGGAGCAGAACGGCATCTACCGCTTCGACCGGGGCGAGAAGCTCGACATCGCCCGGGTCCGCGCCGCCCAGCTGCGCCCGGCGGCCATCGAGCGGCCGGAGGCGTAG
- a CDS encoding TauD/TfdA family dioxygenase — MSVTSVGPSTVLREARIPGDGMYEGRRTLRRLPEGWEERPYEHFEVVPQARTIGAEIRGADLSRPLPPALREELNRALLEWKVLFFRGAHLTSDQQRDFARNWGALETNPLLTAGSSDDVVRFDKGDEAVPTYENVWHTDVTFRERPALGAVLQLREVPPFGGDTMWADMAAAYDNLPREVRERIDGALAVHDFVPGFARFYGPERLLPHQDLLPPVEHPVVRTHPETGRRMLFVNVSFTTRITGMDRDESDRLLRFLFQQAHVPEYQVRWRWQPGDVAFWDNRATQHYAVGDYGSERRVAERVAVEGDRPF, encoded by the coding sequence ATGTCCGTCACGTCCGTCGGTCCGAGCACCGTCCTGCGGGAAGCACGCATCCCGGGGGACGGAATGTACGAGGGCCGGCGCACGCTGCGCCGGCTGCCCGAGGGCTGGGAGGAACGGCCCTACGAGCACTTCGAGGTCGTCCCTCAGGCTCGCACCATCGGCGCGGAGATCCGCGGAGCCGACCTCTCCCGCCCGCTCCCGCCCGCCCTGCGCGAGGAGTTGAACCGCGCCCTGCTGGAGTGGAAGGTGCTGTTCTTCCGCGGCGCGCACCTCACTTCCGACCAGCAGCGCGACTTCGCACGCAACTGGGGAGCGCTGGAGACCAACCCGCTGCTCACCGCAGGTTCCAGCGACGACGTCGTCCGGTTCGACAAGGGCGACGAGGCCGTGCCGACGTACGAGAACGTGTGGCACACGGACGTCACCTTCCGCGAACGGCCCGCGCTCGGCGCGGTGCTGCAACTGCGCGAGGTGCCGCCGTTCGGCGGCGACACCATGTGGGCGGACATGGCCGCGGCCTACGACAACCTGCCCCGAGAGGTGAGGGAGCGCATCGACGGCGCCCTGGCCGTCCACGACTTCGTCCCCGGCTTCGCGCGGTTCTACGGACCCGAGCGGCTGCTGCCGCACCAGGACCTCCTCCCGCCCGTGGAGCATCCCGTCGTGCGCACCCACCCGGAGACGGGGCGGCGCATGCTCTTCGTCAACGTCTCGTTCACCACCCGTATCACCGGCATGGACCGCGACGAGAGCGACCGGCTGCTGCGGTTCCTCTTCCAGCAGGCGCACGTGCCCGAGTACCAGGTCCGCTGGCGCTGGCAGCCCGGCGACGTCGCCTTCTGGGACAACCGGGCCACCCAGCACTACGCGGTGGGTGACTACGGGTCCGAGCGTCGGGTCGCCGAACGCGTCGCCGTCGAGGGCGACCGGCCCTTCTGA